From the genome of Triticum aestivum cultivar Chinese Spring chromosome 3B, IWGSC CS RefSeq v2.1, whole genome shotgun sequence, one region includes:
- the LOC123065338 gene encoding phosphatidylinositol 4-kinase gamma 1, whose translation MAIAVGHCHDLKPPAVRGRHYRPHSVTQLDRSLLERDNQERNALSPQRRCLSSPCFTTVAEPASDDAHDDKKMPRVEIVAGRHARGVHELIAEAAGAIASGTRLVPAQSGLGGALLLKDGRSGEHVAVIKPLDDATSSPSTNGGGGYESKAVLREVAAYLLDHDGFASVAPTALIKISRPEMETTVASIQRFVAHHYDAGELGPSRFSVTSVHRVGILDVRLLNVDRHAGNILVKNPPTSGCAVDGSTSAAPLELVPIDHGLCLPEKLDDPYFEWLHWPQSSRPFSGAELDYIASLDPFKDAEMLREELPSLTEPAIRILTVCTVFLKRAAAAGLCLADIGDMMTREFSSAEEGLSALEALCKKAVDSIDTHSPKRVSFGELGGEEWVAFMEKFEQLLPPAFEDKKRGAGVALN comes from the coding sequence ATGGCGATTGCGGTCGGCCACTGCCACGACCTCAAGCCGCCCGCCGTCCGCGGCCGGCACTACCGTCCGCACTCCGTCACCCAGCTCGACCGCTCGCTGCTCGAACGCGACAATCAGGAACGGAATGCCCTGTCACCGCAGCGCCGGTGTCTCTCCTCCCCGTGCTTCACCACCGTGGCCGAACCCGCCTCTGACGACGCCCACGACGACAAGAAGATGCCCCGCGTGGAGATCGTCGCGGGTCGTCACGCCCGCGGCGTGCACGAGCTCATCGCGGAGGCCGCGGGAGCCATCGCGTCAGGGACGCGGCTTGTGCCAGCGCAGAGCGGCCTCGGCGGGGCTTTGCTGCTCAAGGACGGCCGCTCCGGCGAGCACGTAGCGGTGATCAAGCCGCTCGACGACGCGACGTCTTCTCCATCGACCAACGGCGGAGGCGGCTACGAGAGCAAGGCCGTGCTGCGGGAGGTGGCCGCGTACCTCCTCGACCACGACGGGTTCGCCAGCGTCGCGCCCACTGCGCTGATCAAGATATCCCGCCCCGAGATGGAGACAACCGTGGCGTCCATCCAGCGCTTCGTGGCGCACCACtacgacgccggcgagctcggccCATCTAGGTTCTCCGTGACCTCCGTGCACCGTGTCGGAATCCTCGACGTGCGCCTCCTCAATGTCGACCGCCACGCCGGCAACATCCTCGTCAAGAATCCGCCCACCAGCGGCTGCGCCGTGGACGGCAGCACGTCGGCGGCGCCGCTGGAGCTCGTGCCGATCGACCACGGCCTCTGCCTCCCGGAGAAGCTCGACGACCCATACTTCGAATGGCTGCACTGGCCGCAGTCGTCGCGACCATTCTCCGGCGCCGAGCTCGACTACATCGCGTCGCTGGACCCTTTCAAGGACGCCGAGATGCTCCGGGAAGAGCTCCCGTCCCTGACGGAGCCGGCCATCCGGATCCTCACCGTGTGCACCGTCTTCCTCAAGCGCGCGGCCGCGGCTGGGCTCTGCCTGGCTGACATTGGCGACATGATGACCCGCGAGTTCTCGTCGGCGGAGGAGGGACTGAGCGCGCTCGAGGCCCTCTGCAAGAAGGCCGTGGACTCCATCGACACCCACTCGCCGAAGCGCGTGTCGTTCGGGGAGCTGGGTGGCGAGGAGTGGGTGGCGTTCATGGAGAAGTTTGagcagctgctgccgccggcgTTCGAGGACAAGAAGCGCGGGGCTGGCGTCGCGCTGAATTAA